One window from the genome of Salvia splendens isolate huo1 chromosome 9, SspV2, whole genome shotgun sequence encodes:
- the LOC121748801 gene encoding fatty acyl-CoA reductase 2, chloroplastic-like: protein MEAVSLNSSISYGVKASNFNHRRLLTRRRRSMVCCQTGSHAIKSTGISSVLTETSSALISQDHGPALMETGSLVLSPNGKDEGIGIVKFLRGKTFLITGATGFLGKVLIEKMLRTAPDVHKIFVLIKAKSKEAGAERLKNEIINAELFKNLKQIHGKSYQAFMLSKLIPVVGNVCETNLGLDEDAAEFMTREVDVIINSAANTTFDERYDTALDINTRGPTRLMSFAKQCLKLKLFVQVSTAYVNGQRQGRIMEKPFCIGETIAGETVNGNHQILLPKLSVEDEIKIVVEAKKTLGNDSLLQAMKELGLQRAKKFGWQDTYVFTKAMGEMMIDNLRGDVPVVVIRPSVIESTHKEPFPGWMEGNRMMDPIILQYGKGQLTGFLVDPNGVLDVVPADMVVNATLAAMAKHGEVGKPECSIYQVASSVVNPLVFRDLAKLLHEHFSSSPIMDSTGTPVHVPKMKLFSSMDDFSDHLWKDAINRTGLGALTNLEGKLSQKLEFICRKSVEQAKYLASIYESYTFYGGRFDNRNTQRLMGCMSKEERQQFGFEVENINWKDYIINVHIPGLRRHVMKGRGNS from the exons ATGGAGGCTGTCTCTCTGAATTCCTCCATCTCCTATGGAGTTAAAGCTTCCAACTTCAACCACAGGCGGCTTTTGACACGCAGGCGGAGAAGCATGGTTTGCTGCCAAACTGGTAGCCATGCCATCAAGTCTACTGGGATCTCTTCGGTTCTCACAGAGACGTCGTCGGCTTTGATCAGCCAAGATCATGGGCCTGCGTTGATGGAAACCGGGAGCCTGGTCTTGAGCCCCAATGGCAAGGATGAAGGTATCGGCATTGTCAAATTTCTAAGAGGGAAGACCTTCCTCATCACTGGTGCAACTGGATTTCTTGGCAAAG TTCTCATCGAGAAAATGCTGCGAACGGCTCCTGATGTTCATAAGATATTTGTTCTGATCAAGGCCAAGAGCAAAGAAGCTGGGGCAGAGAGATTGAAAAACGAA ATCATCAACGCCGAGCTGTTCAAGAATTTGAAACAAATTCATGGAAAATCATATCAAGCTTTCATGTTGAGTAAGTTAATTCCTGTGGTTGGGAATGTATGCGAAACTAATCTCGGATTAGACGAAGATGCAGCTGAGTTCATGACTAGAGAGGTTGATGTAATCATAAATTCTGCAGCAAATACCACTTTTGATGAAAG GTATGATACAGCCCTTGACATAAACACACGCGGCCCGACTCGACTCATGAGCTTCGCGAAACAATGCCTGAAACTGAAGCTCTTCGTACAAGTATCGACAG CTTATGTAAATGGACAAAGGCAAGGCAGAATTATGGAAAAGCCTTTCTGCATAGGTGAAACTATAGCAGGTGAAACTGTTAACGGAAATCATCAAATCTTACTTCCCAAATTGAGCGTTGAAGATGAAATAAAGATAGTTGTGGAAGCAAAGAAAACTCTTGGAAATGATTCACTGCTTCAGGCAATGAAAGAATTAGGACTGCAGAG GGCTAAGAAGTTTGGATGGCAAGATACGTACGTGTTCACAAAGGCTATGGGAGAAATGATGATAGATAATTTAAGGGGTGATGTACCAGTAGTTGTGATTAGACCCAGTGTCATCGAGAGCACGCACAAAGAACCATTCCCTGGATGGATGGAAGGAAACAG AATGATGGATCCGATCATATTGCAATACGGAAAGGGGCAGCTCACAGGATTCCTTGTTGACCCCAATGGAGTTCTTGACGTA GTTCCAGCGGATATGGTTGTTAACGCGACCTTAGCAGCAATGGCGAAGCACGGGGAAGTTGGGAAACCAGAGTGTAGCATCTATCAGGTTGCATCATCTGTTGTCAACCCATTAGTTTTCCGGGACCTAGCCAAACTGCTCCACGAGCACTTCAGTTCCTCACCCATCATGGATTCCACTGGGACTCCAGTTCATGTTCCAAAAATGAAGCTATTCAGCTCTATGGACGATTTCTCTGACCACTTGTGGAAGGATGCAATCAATAGAACCGGATTAGGAGCTCTGACCAATCTTGAGGGGAAGTTGTCCCAAAAGCTTGAATTCATCTGCAGAAAATCAGTGGAACAAGCAAAGTATCTAGCAAGTATCTATGAATCATACACATTCTACGGCGGAAG GTTCGACAACAGAAATACCCAAAGATTGATGGGATGCATGTCGAAGGAAGAGAGACAACAGTTTGGATTCGAAGTCGAGAACATCAACTGGAAAGACTACATCATTAACGTGCACATTCCGGGGTTAAGGAGGCATGTCATGAAGGGAAGAGGCAACAGTTAA